CTTCCTTGGTCTCGTCGGTCCGCTTGACCAATTCTCCTATCAGGGTGGCCGATCTCTCCTGGTCCGAAGCGGCCGTCTTGGTTCTGCTTATTATCTCCTGGATGAGGGTGCCCACGTTCTGGGCCGCCTTGTTGCTCTCCTCCGCCAGCTTTCTAACCTCTTCGGCGACCACGGCGAATCCTCTGCCGTGCTCTCCAGCCCTGGCCGCCTCTATCGCGGCGTTGAGGGCCAAAAGGTTCGTCTGGTCAGCTATGGTGGTGATCGTCGTCACGAACTGGCCGATGGAGTCCACCGAATCGTCCAGGCTCTTTATGGCGTCCCCGACCTTGGTCCCGGCGGAGGAGACGTCGTCTATGACGGATACCATTGCGTTGAGAGCCTTAGTGCCCTTCTCCGCCTCGTGGGAGGTGTTCTCCGCAGCCTCGCCGGCTTCCACCGCGTTCTGGGCTCCCGACTGGGCTCCCTCCGCTACCTCCGATATGCTGGCGTTGGTCTGTTCCACCGCGGAGGCGGTGTTCTGGGCCATCTCGTTGCCTCTGACGGTCTGCTCCAGGATCTGATCGGAGGTGGCGTTGGCCTCCTCGACGGCGGCGTTGACGTCCTGGGCCCTGTCGAGAACGGTTCTTGCGCTCTCGTTCACCACCGATAGCGCCGACGATACCTCGGACGTCATTGCGTCCACAGCCTGTCTGAGCTGTTTGAGTTCCTTTATGCTGGAGCGATCTTCGATAGTGATGTCGAGATCGCCCTTTGCTATCTTGCCCATGGCCTGTACGGCCTTTTCCACAGGGGTGGCTATGGATCTTGCTATGAAGAACGATACGACCACTATCGCCAGGATCAGTCCTAATGTGATCAGGGCTATGGTGTTTCTCATTCGAATCACCGGGGCCGTGAACTCGTCCAGATAGGCCGACGAGAAGATCAGCCAGCCGGTGAACTCAGAAGGTGCGTAGGCCGCCAGCTTTTCCTTGCCCTCGAAGGGATAGCCTTCTACGCCACTTTCTCCTCTCATACCTTTTTTCACTATTTCGACAAGCTCTGCCGGAATGGCTTTGCTCTCGACCGATGCGTTCAAAGTTCCCTGGTGCTCTTCGTTAGGGTGGAGAACCACGATACCCTTTCTGTCTATGGCGAAGATGTAACCGGTTTGTCCCCAGCTGTACTTATCGACCGTTTTCTGGAGCGATTTCAGAGGTATACTTCCGCAGAGAAGCGCCGACGGCCTGGATTTGCCCTCCTCGAATATGGGACTGGCCACCACTATGACCATCTCTCCGGTTTTCTTCGACTTTACGGGATCGCTCAAAGCGGTCTTGCCGGTCGAAAGGGCCTCCTTGACGTAGTCTCTGTTTTCGAGATCCAGGGTGGTCCCGTCCAGATAACGGGCCTGTCCTTTTTCGTCCACCACCCAGATTTCCTGTATCCCCGTTACGTTTATATCGACTTGTTCTATGAACGTTTTCTGGGTCTCCCAGTTCATGGATCTCATGCTGACGCTGGATGCCAGCAGATCCACTGCAGCTACCTCAGATTTGATGTAGCTGTCGATCATCTCCCCTACCGAGCTGGTCAGGGCTATTCCCTCTTTTTCCGCTGCGGCGGTCAGAGCCGTTCCGGACCTCTGAATGGCCAATATCCCCAGGGTTCCAAGGCCTATGAGCCCCGTAAGGACGAACACCGCTATTAGTCTCCCCTTAAGTGTGTTCATGTTGATCCCCCTCCTTGTTTTTGCATAATCCACCCTTTTTAAAATTATATTGCCAAAAGAGGGGGGAGGCTAGAGAGGTATTCGGATTATTATGTATGGGTATTTCGCATCGATTGACTGGGATTTGCGTCTTACCCCAGCGTGGCCGCGCTGATCAGCAGATTTTTGCCCCTTCCCCCCTTGGGTTTTTCCAAGGGGATCAGATCGCTCTCATCTTCGATTCTGAACCTGGATATCAGTTTCTCCAGGCTGGAGGAGCTTTCAGCTACCTCTAAGGCAGCCTGGACCACCAGAGATGCCGTACTCTCAGTGTTCGCGCTTTGATCCCTTATCTCCTTTATGAGCTCCGTTGTCGCCAGATTCGCCTGGGCTATGCTGTCTACCGAGGCGGATATCTCCTCCCCCGAAGCGGCTTGTTCCTGTGATAGAGACGCTATAGCGCGGCTTTCCTCCGCCATGGAGTTTATCGATTCGGTGACGTCCGTAAGGGTCTCTACCATGCGGGAAGTCTCCTCAAGGACTCCCTCCATAAACTCGGAGGTTCTGCGAGCCTTGTTCCCGCAAGAGGTAGCTCCGACCTGAAGGTCTTCCATCAGGATGGAGATCCGTTTGGAAGCCTGTCCCGATTCCTCCGCCAGTTTTCTTACTTCCTCGGCTACCACTGCGAAGCCTCTCCCGGAATCGCCGGCTCTGGCGGCTTCGATCGCTGCGTTGAGGGCCAAAAGGTTGGTCTGGTCCGCTATTCCCTCTATGGTGTTTACGAATCCGGTTATGCTGTTTACCGTCTCCGCCAGTTTTAACATGGATTCCCTGGACTCAATCGTGAGTCTTTCCTCTTCCTCTATCCTGGTCATCAGCCTCCTGATCCCGTCGGCGGTTTCGTTCGCTTTTACCGAGACCAGAGAGGCGCTTTCCGCTCCCTTTGAGGCTCTGTCCGCACCGTTCTGGGCTCCGTAGGCGATTTCCTCCAGAGCCGCTGCCGCTTCCTGTACCGACGCGGAATTATCCTCCGCTTTTGTCTCTACGTCGTCCACCGACGTCTTTATTGTCGAGGACGCCTTAGACGCCTTGGCCGCCGCTTCCGAGAGAGACCTGGACCGGATCAGAGAGGAGGAACTTTCCTTCTTTATTGTTCTCATTGCTTCGCGAAGATCCTCCGTCATGTCGGTCAGAGAGTCGGAGAGGGCTCCTATTGCGTCTTTCGCGTCGTAGGCGAAGTCGTCTCTGGATATCGTAAGATCTCCCTCGGCGATCCTTCGGGCCAAGGACGCAGATCTACGCAGGGGCCTTACCAGATTTACGTAGGCTATCGCCATAATCGTACCCGCTATCAGAGCTCCGGCCAGCCCCACTAAGACCAGCTTCAGGGCCATGGCCTTGACCGTATCGTATATGGCCGACTCGGGATAAAGGAATATCATAGGAAATCCGTCACCATTTCTGCCGTAATAGGCCCTCTGAACCGATCCCACCGTACATTTCGAGGTTCCCGTCTCTCCGGCTATAGCGGCTTCCGTTATCTTTCTGAGAGATTCGGGGACGGAGGGATCTTCGTGAAGGGGGATGCCGAGAATATCCCCGGTCGTTCCGGCTATGACCGATCCGGTTCTCGTGAGCATGAAGAGGTTGCCCTCGCCCTGTATCTTTCTGTCCGTCACGAATTTTTGAAGATCGTCCAGAAGGATGTCCACCCCGAAAACTCCCCACAGCTTTCCGGAACTTTCCCTTATGGGGGCCGCCACGGTTATGACCGGTCTGCCGGTGGAAACGTCCTTGTAGGGGTCCGTGACGGATACTTCATCGGACTCGACAGCCTTGACGTACCAGGGTCTTCTTCTGGCGTCGAAGCCGGAAGGCAATTTCTGATCGGGGTCGTCGCTGATGAAGGAACCGTCCGTCGCCTTTCCTACGTAAGCCTGCACTATGCCGGACCGGTCGTCGCCCTTTCCGGCCTTTGCCAGGAAAGACTCCATCGCGGGTCTGTCCGGGATGGTCCCCTCCTGTATCAGATATCCCAGCTGGCCGCTGATGCTGGAGGCCTGAGTCCTGAGTTCGGATATCATGCGTTCCGTTATGACCTTTGAATCCTCCAGGCCGTTGATTCCCGACAGATCTATCTGTCTCTCCAGATCCTCTCTGGCGTAGAAGCACGCCAGCCCCGTCACAGTAGCTATCGCCAGCAATACACATACAGCCATGGCGCAGAAACGCTGTCTTACGGTCATATGTCTATCCCCTTTCAATTCTTGGCTCTCCTGTTCCCGTTCCCGTGTCTTTCGACCCTTCCACTTTAGATCGGATGGATCATAAAAACAATAGTTCTGTGGTCTGATTGAAATAAAACTGAAATATGTTAGAATAGAACTTGTGTTTTGCTATGCTAACTTATCGGATGTTACAAAAAAGACCTCGTTCTGTCAAACGAGGTCTTGGATTGCTTTCGTCTGTTACTTGCTGAGATAGCGGGCCAGCAGAGGCACCACCATGAGTACCAGGGTTATCCTACTGACGTGGAAGAGCAAGGCAAGCGGAGCGTTGGCGTCGCTCTCGGTCGCCGCCAGTCCCAGTCCGGAGAGGCCTCCCGGGGATGATGCGAAAAGGGAGGTCAGTATGTCCATGCCGAAGAATCGAGATAGAGCAAGTGCCACCAATACGCCGAACCCCAACATCACCACCGAGTAGCCCATAGCCACCGGTATCATGCCCGGAAGGCTCTTGACCGAGCTTACGTCGGAGTTGAAGACTATGGCCCCGGCCACTAGAAGTTGGGATATCGCGCTGAGCCATCTGGAGCTTTCCATGTCGGGAGCGAAGGCTATCTTGACCGCCAGCCCGGCGATCATCCCTCCGACCATTATTCCCGACGGCATCCGGCATAGGTGGCCTATCAAGCCTCCCAAGGCCACGGCCCCCCATACCATAAAAACGTGGTTCATATCGGCGAACCCTCCTAGGTATAAAACAGGGGAGGGGGCTCCGTTTCAGAGGCCCCCTCGTGAAGTACGGTATATCTCTAGTTCTGATGTGCGTTCTGTCGAATCGTCCTGTATTTCTGAAGTATCTCTTTCCTCCAGAGTACGCAGGCCGACAGTATGAGATAGGCTACTACGAAATTGAAAGCCGACAAAGCGACCCCTCCTTCCATGTAACATCGTCATCGCTTCAGACCAGTATAGAGCTCCGAGTCTTGAAGGGCAAGGTTTTTATGGCGCTAAAGGTTTTCTTCAGAGGTTAGGCTCGGACTATCTCCAAGGCCACCTTCGACATGGCCTCCAGTTTCGATATCTCCAGCGATTCCTCGTTGGTGTGGGCTCTCTGATATCCCAGGCCTAGGTTTACCGATGGAAGCCCTCCATAGTTGAGCACGTTGGCGTCGCTGCCCCCTCCCGTAGAGGTTATCTTTGGTATCAGTCGGGCTGCTTTGACCGCCTCTACCGCCTTTACCACCACGGGGGCATCGGCCGGAAGGGAGTAGCCCGGGTATTTCTCCTCAACCTTTTCCTCCAAGGTGGCCCCGTATTCCGCGATCGCCCGTTTCATGGTCGTCCTCATCTCCAGAATCTGCCTCTTCAGCTTATCCTCCTTGAGGGATCTGGCCTCCGCTTTGATCTCCACTCTGTCGCAGACCACGTTGATGGCGTGGCCTCCCTTGATCATCCCTACGTTGGAGGTGGTCTCCTCGTCTATACGACCGATTCTTAGTGAGGCTATCCCTCTGGATGCCGCCTGTATGGCGTTGATGCCCTTTTCCGGAGCCACACCGGCGTGGGCCGCCAGTCCTATTACCGTCCAGGTTATCGAGGTGGCGAAGGGGGCGGTGGTTATTATCGATCCCGGCTCGGTAGAGCTGTCGAAGACGAAGGCCATGGAGGACTTGAGCTTCGAGAGGTCCAAGGCCTTGGATCCTAAAAGTCCAACCTCCTCCGACACTGTGAAGATAACCTCTATTCCCGGATGGTCGGCTCCGTCTTTTTTTAATACCTCTATTGCCTCTAGAATTGCAGCTATCCCCGCTCTGTCGTCCGCTCCAAGGACGGTCGTGCCGTCGGAGTAGACGATCCCGTTTCTTACTATGGGTCTGGTGGGGTGGGAGAGCGGTACCGTGTCCATGTGGGCCGTCAGGGCTATCCAGTCCTTTCTTCCCCCCGAGGGAGCCAGTCGTGCCACTATATTCCCCTGTTCGCCTCCGGTCTTGTCGGCGCCGTCGTCCACCGATACCTCCAGTCCCAGGTTTTCCAGTCGCCGAATAAGCGTCTTCGCCATGGCCTCCTCCCGTCCCGAAGGAGCGGTGATGCGGGCCAACTCGATGAAGCTCTTAAGGAGCCTGTCTTTATCGATCATATCGGGTCCTCCCTTTCCGGTAGTTTTCCCCTCTTATCGTTCGATAGACGGCTTCAAGGACAGATTACCCCAAGGATAGCCAGGTTGAAAGGGTACGTCGAGCTTGACTTTCCCTGATCTTGTCTCCTTCGGACTTCTCATAATGTATTATATTCGCTGGAGGTGATCTTCCTTGAGAGGCCGATCGTCGCTCGTCCTGTCGCTGTTTCTGATATT
The genomic region above belongs to Dethiosulfovibrio faecalis and contains:
- a CDS encoding methyl-accepting chemotaxis protein → MNTLKGRLIAVFVLTGLIGLGTLGILAIQRSGTALTAAAEKEGIALTSSVGEMIDSYIKSEVAAVDLLASSVSMRSMNWETQKTFIEQVDINVTGIQEIWVVDEKGQARYLDGTTLDLENRDYVKEALSTGKTALSDPVKSKKTGEMVIVVASPIFEEGKSRPSALLCGSIPLKSLQKTVDKYSWGQTGYIFAIDRKGIVVLHPNEEHQGTLNASVESKAIPAELVEIVKKGMRGESGVEGYPFEGKEKLAAYAPSEFTGWLIFSSAYLDEFTAPVIRMRNTIALITLGLILAIVVVSFFIARSIATPVEKAVQAMGKIAKGDLDITIEDRSSIKELKQLRQAVDAMTSEVSSALSVVNESARTVLDRAQDVNAAVEEANATSDQILEQTVRGNEMAQNTASAVEQTNASISEVAEGAQSGAQNAVEAGEAAENTSHEAEKGTKALNAMVSVIDDVSSAGTKVGDAIKSLDDSVDSIGQFVTTITTIADQTNLLALNAAIEAARAGEHGRGFAVVAEEVRKLAEESNKAAQNVGTLIQEIISRTKTAASDQERSATLIGELVKRTDETKEVFTQVVVRMNGITENVQSIAAAAEEQSASTQEMASGVEHISTNTKNIAEALKSITHGMEEESQALEMMARSAEELVSLSDDMEKAVAHFRLRSQKALDVK
- a CDS encoding methyl-accepting chemotaxis protein; translated protein: MTVRQRFCAMAVCVLLAIATVTGLACFYAREDLERQIDLSGINGLEDSKVITERMISELRTQASSISGQLGYLIQEGTIPDRPAMESFLAKAGKGDDRSGIVQAYVGKATDGSFISDDPDQKLPSGFDARRRPWYVKAVESDEVSVTDPYKDVSTGRPVITVAAPIRESSGKLWGVFGVDILLDDLQKFVTDRKIQGEGNLFMLTRTGSVIAGTTGDILGIPLHEDPSVPESLRKITEAAIAGETGTSKCTVGSVQRAYYGRNGDGFPMIFLYPESAIYDTVKAMALKLVLVGLAGALIAGTIMAIAYVNLVRPLRRSASLARRIAEGDLTISRDDFAYDAKDAIGALSDSLTDMTEDLREAMRTIKKESSSSLIRSRSLSEAAAKASKASSTIKTSVDDVETKAEDNSASVQEAAAALEEIAYGAQNGADRASKGAESASLVSVKANETADGIRRLMTRIEEEERLTIESRESMLKLAETVNSITGFVNTIEGIADQTNLLALNAAIEAARAGDSGRGFAVVAEEVRKLAEESGQASKRISILMEDLQVGATSCGNKARRTSEFMEGVLEETSRMVETLTDVTESINSMAEESRAIASLSQEQAASGEEISASVDSIAQANLATTELIKEIRDQSANTESTASLVVQAALEVAESSSSLEKLISRFRIEDESDLIPLEKPKGGRGKNLLISAATLG
- a CDS encoding AbrB family transcriptional regulator; translated protein: MNHVFMVWGAVALGGLIGHLCRMPSGIMVGGMIAGLAVKIAFAPDMESSRWLSAISQLLVAGAIVFNSDVSSVKSLPGMIPVAMGYSVVMLGFGVLVALALSRFFGMDILTSLFASSPGGLSGLGLAATESDANAPLALLFHVSRITLVLMVVPLLARYLSK
- a CDS encoding M20/M25/M40 family metallo-hydrolase, producing the protein MIDKDRLLKSFIELARITAPSGREEAMAKTLIRRLENLGLEVSVDDGADKTGGEQGNIVARLAPSGGRKDWIALTAHMDTVPLSHPTRPIVRNGIVYSDGTTVLGADDRAGIAAILEAIEVLKKDGADHPGIEVIFTVSEEVGLLGSKALDLSKLKSSMAFVFDSSTEPGSIITTAPFATSITWTVIGLAAHAGVAPEKGINAIQAASRGIASLRIGRIDEETTSNVGMIKGGHAINVVCDRVEIKAEARSLKEDKLKRQILEMRTTMKRAIAEYGATLEEKVEEKYPGYSLPADAPVVVKAVEAVKAARLIPKITSTGGGSDANVLNYGGLPSVNLGLGYQRAHTNEESLEISKLEAMSKVALEIVRA